One part of the Thermodesulfobium sp. 4217-1 genome encodes these proteins:
- the rpmI gene encoding 50S ribosomal protein L35, with translation MPKMKTCRAAAKRFRVTGSGKIIRRQQNRSHLLFHKSPKRKRSLSNILVLSGSDLPRLLIQLPYHNVN, from the coding sequence ATGCCTAAGATGAAAACGTGTAGAGCAGCAGCTAAGAGATTTAGGGTAACGGGTTCTGGAAAGATTATCAGAAGACAGCAAAATAGGAGTCACCTCCTTTTTCATAAGAGCCCAAAAAGAAAGAGAAGCCTTTCAAATATTTTAGTCTTATCGGGCTCTGACCTGCCAAGACTTTTGATTCAGCTTCCATATCACAACGTAAATTAA
- a CDS encoding RNA methyltransferase — protein MNISFASRAEIKELLRMKKSGQFVFFEGFHTLEEALRANYLPDLILLKDEEMLENAFFQDKIFTEICKNLKFTIVKDEIIKRLSSERSPTGIISFGRPPEQKEFGPSPWIYLDRIQDPGNLGTILRSSLAFGCGGVFLSEDSCSVYNSKVIRSSAGAIFKVPFRRKGFNEIIIEMKDDLEVFSFSPRATTPFFNCEFTKRTLLVFGNEGNGISDDIIGISNKTVCIPTQSVESLNVAMSINIVLSFLYFKKFNY, from the coding sequence TTGAACATAAGCTTTGCTTCAAGGGCTGAAATTAAAGAATTGCTCAGAATGAAAAAATCTGGGCAATTTGTTTTTTTTGAGGGCTTTCATACTCTGGAAGAGGCTCTCAGAGCAAATTATTTGCCAGATCTTATCCTTTTAAAAGATGAAGAAATGCTCGAGAATGCCTTTTTTCAAGATAAGATTTTTACAGAAATATGTAAAAATTTAAAATTCACCATAGTTAAAGATGAGATCATAAAGAGACTTTCAAGCGAAAGGTCTCCAACCGGCATTATTAGCTTTGGCAGGCCTCCTGAACAAAAAGAGTTTGGTCCCTCGCCGTGGATTTATCTGGATAGGATTCAAGATCCTGGAAATCTGGGCACTATTTTGAGAAGTTCTCTGGCATTTGGATGCGGCGGTGTGTTTTTGTCTGAGGATTCTTGCAGCGTTTACAACTCAAAGGTTATTAGGTCATCAGCTGGAGCAATTTTTAAGGTGCCATTTAGAAGGAAAGGCTTTAATGAGATTATAATTGAAATGAAAGATGACTTAGAAGTATTTTCTTTTTCCCCAAGGGCTACTACGCCTTTTTTTAATTGTGAATTCACAAAAAGAACCCTTCTTGTTTTCGGAAACGAAGGCAATGGCATAAGCGATGATATTATTGGCATCTCTAACAAAACAGTTTGTATACCAACCCAAAGCGTTGAATCTTTAAATGTCGCTATGAGCATAAATATTGTTCTTTCCTTCTTGTATTTTAAAAAATTTAATTATTAA
- a CDS encoding N-acetyltransferase: protein MIRKARIDDAKKIKALIEGFAKHDLMLVRPLSDIYECIRDFCVVEIDGKVCGCGALHIFWDDIAEIRSLSVSSEYQRRGIGKEIVNFLINEAKQLKLKKVFALTYQVVFFKSAGFDIVDKSHLPQKIWSDCVKCPKFPDCDEVAMIHKI, encoded by the coding sequence ATTATTAGAAAAGCCAGGATTGATGATGCAAAGAAGATAAAAGCCTTGATCGAAGGCTTCGCCAAACACGATCTTATGCTTGTAAGACCGCTATCTGATATATACGAATGTATAAGAGATTTTTGTGTGGTAGAAATCGATGGAAAAGTATGCGGTTGCGGAGCACTTCATATATTTTGGGATGATATAGCAGAGATAAGAAGCCTATCTGTAAGCTCAGAATATCAAAGAAGAGGAATAGGAAAAGAGATTGTGAATTTTCTTATTAATGAGGCAAAACAACTTAAATTAAAAAAGGTATTCGCTCTAACCTATCAGGTTGTTTTCTTTAAATCTGCAGGATTTGACATAGTAGATAAGTCACATCTACCGCAAAAAATATGGTCAGATTGCGTAAAATGCCCCAAATTCCCTGATTGTGATGAAGTTGCAATGATTCACAAGATATAG
- the mfd gene encoding transcription-repair coupling factor gives MKFIEDLFDNILKRITKSYKDRVIDIQFESALFLIDSCMKQKKRSLFVYKNEKLSQEVYALFRRISKHGSEREEALLLSLYPAWDILFGERLSPSPRITSQRIIAHKSDYTMLSSVKAILSPLEDNFQSFNLISGIEIDRDNLISMLNTTYVRKSLCELPGEFAVRGMLLDIFPFYLEAPIRLIFSDNTLKQIKSFNPEDQRTLQEIENFNLITIKPLKFSDEEKENIKSFFESLPKNDRDLISDEIDNIMSDTNFSGIENYLCFKKDLKFLPDDFDSIFFVETDQIQSEIERLLQETKKLRTFQIENNIYVQMPSFVNRVKNFVCPSTQGSSEVSCHHKDIISLDKGLLQPFAKEINQAPPLPRGRTEDIQNTLKWYLKSGYTVEISINHMPDFIKDLEGPQIILSEKTYPAGIEIIGIDKEIAKKYNIRENFIIFTSQEFSTRQAKETTCRRKNITSLQELQYNDLVVHRDHGIGRFSGLKLMNFSGVQKEYAQILYKDKDLLYIPVEEFTRLSKYIGPDDVELSSLKSNEWVAKKKRAKEFAEKIAHEIVFIEASRQNVHRDAYSKGKELSIEELDLKESFMYQETPDQERAIEDVFSDMSKPYPMDRLIVADAGFGKTEIAIRASYRAVLASRQVAVLAPTTLLSDQHLRTFKNRFDALGVRVEGLSRISSGNKNKILQDLAENKIDIIIGTHSLLSKNVKFKNLGLLIIDEEQKFGVMQKERFKKIRTELDVLSLSATPIPRTLNMALSGLRDISTIFTPPQNRMPIRSIVSVFKDVIVREAILREIDRGGQVFIVDARIANLNNLRDRVESIVNNVSCAILHGQKSPQEISLTLEKFLNSEIDVLISTAILESGLDIPQVNTIIINNADLFGLSELYQLRGRVGRSSKQGYAYFLYNSDKKITEDARRRLYTIQKNSALVSGFNISLKDMEIRGTGNVLGTQQHGHMENIGVELFTEMISEELSRIRGSAKELTQVTAHIELFIDKDYINEEGLRIDLYKRLQKIENEEELYSLQEEVEDRFGKMPQGLLNIFLVTLIRLKATKLGIKELHILKDRLKIAPNKDEYTEKIKKSSFFIKSSKEEITVRSPNPTDPFGMAISILSAISK, from the coding sequence TTGAAATTCATAGAAGATCTCTTTGATAATATATTGAAGCGTATCACAAAATCATACAAGGATCGTGTAATAGATATTCAATTTGAGAGTGCACTATTTCTAATTGACTCTTGTATGAAACAGAAAAAGAGGTCGCTTTTTGTCTACAAAAACGAAAAGCTATCCCAAGAAGTATACGCCCTATTCAGAAGAATCTCCAAACATGGTAGTGAAAGGGAAGAGGCCCTGCTACTTTCACTATATCCAGCGTGGGATATTCTGTTTGGGGAAAGGCTCTCACCATCTCCCAGGATAACTTCTCAAAGGATTATAGCGCACAAAAGCGATTACACTATGTTAAGCTCTGTAAAAGCCATCCTCTCGCCTCTCGAAGATAATTTTCAAAGTTTTAATCTCATCTCTGGCATAGAGATTGATAGGGACAATCTAATAAGTATGCTAAACACTACATACGTTAGAAAGAGTCTTTGCGAATTGCCAGGAGAATTTGCAGTAAGAGGAATGTTGTTGGACATCTTTCCATTTTACTTAGAAGCTCCGATAAGGCTTATTTTTAGCGACAACACGCTTAAACAGATAAAATCTTTCAATCCAGAAGACCAAAGAACCTTACAGGAAATAGAAAATTTTAATCTAATAACCATTAAACCATTAAAATTTTCAGATGAAGAAAAAGAAAATATCAAATCATTTTTCGAGAGCCTGCCCAAAAATGACAGAGATCTGATATCTGATGAGATAGACAATATTATGTCAGACACGAATTTCTCTGGCATTGAAAATTATCTATGTTTTAAGAAGGACTTAAAATTTCTACCAGATGATTTTGACTCTATCTTTTTTGTTGAAACAGACCAAATCCAATCTGAGATAGAAAGACTTCTGCAAGAAACTAAAAAACTCAGAACCTTTCAGATTGAAAACAACATATACGTACAAATGCCTTCTTTTGTTAATAGAGTTAAAAATTTTGTTTGTCCATCAACCCAGGGCAGCTCTGAGGTTAGCTGTCATCATAAGGACATCATCAGCTTAGACAAAGGCCTCTTGCAACCTTTTGCAAAAGAAATAAATCAGGCGCCGCCTTTGCCCAGGGGCAGAACAGAAGACATTCAAAATACTCTAAAGTGGTATCTAAAATCTGGTTACACTGTCGAAATATCAATCAATCATATGCCAGATTTTATAAAAGATCTAGAAGGCCCTCAGATAATATTGTCAGAAAAAACCTATCCTGCTGGCATAGAAATTATCGGAATAGATAAAGAAATTGCAAAAAAATATAATATAAGAGAAAATTTTATAATCTTTACCTCACAAGAATTCTCAACAAGGCAGGCAAAGGAAACAACTTGTAGGCGTAAAAATATAACAAGTCTGCAGGAGCTCCAATATAACGATTTGGTAGTTCACAGAGACCATGGCATTGGAAGATTCTCAGGCCTAAAGCTAATGAATTTTAGCGGTGTACAAAAAGAATATGCACAGATTTTATACAAAGACAAAGACTTGCTATATATTCCGGTTGAAGAGTTTACAAGGCTCTCAAAGTATATAGGCCCAGATGATGTAGAACTCTCAAGCCTGAAATCAAACGAGTGGGTCGCAAAAAAAAAGAGAGCTAAAGAGTTTGCAGAGAAGATAGCCCACGAGATAGTTTTCATTGAGGCATCCAGACAGAATGTTCACAGAGATGCTTATTCAAAGGGCAAAGAACTTTCTATAGAAGAGTTAGACCTAAAAGAAAGCTTCATGTATCAAGAAACGCCAGATCAGGAAAGGGCCATTGAAGATGTATTTTCAGATATGTCAAAACCCTATCCAATGGACAGGCTCATAGTAGCAGATGCGGGATTTGGCAAAACAGAAATTGCGATAAGAGCTTCCTATAGAGCAGTGCTCGCATCAAGACAGGTTGCGGTTCTGGCTCCAACAACTCTGCTCTCAGATCAGCACCTTAGAACATTCAAGAATAGGTTTGATGCACTTGGAGTAAGAGTAGAAGGCCTATCAAGAATTTCGTCAGGAAATAAGAATAAGATATTGCAAGATCTTGCAGAAAATAAAATAGATATAATTATAGGCACGCATTCTTTGTTATCAAAAAATGTAAAATTTAAAAATTTAGGGCTATTAATCATAGACGAAGAACAAAAGTTTGGCGTTATGCAGAAAGAGCGCTTCAAAAAAATTAGAACAGAGCTTGATGTCTTATCTCTATCTGCGACGCCCATACCCAGAACGCTAAATATGGCGCTAAGCGGTCTAAGGGATATATCTACGATCTTTACGCCCCCGCAAAACAGGATGCCAATTCGATCAATAGTATCGGTATTTAAAGACGTAATAGTTAGAGAGGCTATACTCAGAGAAATAGACAGGGGCGGACAGGTATTTATCGTCGATGCAAGAATCGCAAACCTAAACAATCTAAGGGACAGAGTAGAAAGTATAGTAAATAACGTTAGTTGTGCCATTCTACACGGACAAAAAAGCCCACAAGAGATATCATTGACTTTAGAAAAATTCTTAAACTCAGAAATAGACGTTTTAATATCAACTGCTATATTAGAATCTGGTTTAGACATACCTCAGGTGAACACTATAATCATAAACAATGCCGATCTCTTTGGACTCTCTGAACTCTATCAGTTGAGGGGGAGAGTGGGGAGAAGCTCAAAGCAAGGTTATGCATATTTTCTATACAACTCAGATAAAAAAATTACAGAAGATGCCAGGAGAAGGCTCTATACAATCCAAAAAAATTCTGCTCTTGTAAGCGGTTTTAACATAAGCCTAAAGGATATGGAGATAAGAGGAACCGGAAATGTATTGGGCACACAACAACATGGACACATGGAGAATATTGGCGTTGAATTGTTCACCGAAATGATATCGGAAGAGCTGTCAAGAATAAGGGGCTCTGCAAAGGAGCTCACTCAGGTAACAGCTCACATTGAACTATTTATTGATAAAGATTATATAAACGAAGAGGGGCTAAGAATCGATCTATACAAGAGACTACAGAAAATTGAGAACGAAGAAGAGCTTTATTCTTTACAGGAAGAAGTCGAAGACAGATTTGGCAAGATGCCCCAAGGACTTCTAAATATATTTTTAGTAACACTAATAAGGTTAAAAGCCACAAAATTGGGGATTAAAGAGCTACACATTCTGAAAGACAGGCTAAAAATTGCCCCGAATAAAGATGAATACACAGAAAAAATAAAAAAGAGCTCATTTTTTATAAAATCTTCAAAAGAAGAGATTACCGTTCGAAGCCCCAACCCAACCGATCCATTTGGTATGGCCATATCTATCCTATCAGCTATATCAAAGTAA
- a CDS encoding NAD-dependent epimerase/dehydratase family protein, translating into MAKIAVTGAAGFIGSTIVDYWIEKGHDVLSIDDLSSGNIANVNPKSLFFQGDICSDSTSDRILEFSPDTICHQAAQISVPYSVTHPYTDAKTNILGTIKMLECASKLKAKFLFASTGGAIYGEIKDIATEDTEPCLVSPYALAKLTSENYIKLLALSSGFKYVILRYSNVYGPRQVPHGEAGVVSIFMENIVNGKKSAINVFPEDNDGMIRDYVFVEDVVRANDLALMSDESGIFNISTGMATKTKDIFLLILESAKKYGLSIPDDATIPNYADARLGDLRRSLLDYSSAKKNLKWEPKTDLKSGIDMTVSWFLKNRPGI; encoded by the coding sequence TTGGCAAAGATTGCGGTTACTGGGGCAGCTGGCTTTATCGGATCAACCATCGTAGACTATTGGATAGAGAAGGGTCACGACGTTCTATCAATTGATGACTTATCATCTGGAAACATCGCAAACGTAAACCCAAAAAGCTTGTTCTTCCAGGGGGATATATGTTCTGATAGCACATCTGATAGGATATTGGAGTTCTCTCCTGACACAATCTGTCATCAGGCAGCTCAGATATCGGTGCCCTATTCGGTAACCCACCCATACACCGATGCAAAAACGAACATACTTGGCACGATAAAAATGCTCGAATGCGCTTCAAAATTAAAAGCAAAATTTTTATTTGCATCAACTGGCGGCGCTATATATGGTGAAATAAAAGATATTGCCACAGAAGATACAGAGCCTTGTTTGGTTTCTCCATACGCTCTTGCGAAGTTAACTTCTGAGAACTATATAAAACTTTTGGCTTTAAGTTCGGGGTTTAAATATGTGATTTTGAGATACTCAAACGTATATGGCCCAAGACAGGTGCCGCATGGTGAGGCAGGCGTAGTATCTATATTTATGGAAAATATAGTTAATGGTAAGAAGTCTGCTATAAACGTATTTCCTGAAGACAATGACGGAATGATAAGAGATTATGTGTTTGTTGAAGACGTTGTAAGGGCAAACGATCTTGCTCTTATGTCAGATGAGAGTGGAATATTTAACATTTCGACGGGCATGGCAACCAAGACTAAAGATATATTCTTATTAATTTTAGAGAGCGCAAAAAAATATGGTTTGTCAATACCTGATGATGCAACCATTCCAAATTATGCTGACGCAAGGTTGGGAGACCTTAGAAGGAGTTTGTTGGATTATAGCAGTGCCAAGAAAAACCTTAAATGGGAGCCAAAAACAGATTTAAAGAGCGGTATCGATATGACGGTAAGCTGGTTTCTAAAGAATAGGCCAGGCATTTAA
- the rplT gene encoding 50S ribosomal protein L20: protein MRVKGGFVTHRRHKKVLKMTKGFRGSLHRLYRTANQHLLHALAYAFNDRRRKKREYRSLWIVRINAAVREYGLSYSKFICALKKSGLDLDRKVLAQMALSYPEQFKKVVMQVKDL from the coding sequence ATGCGCGTTAAAGGTGGTTTTGTGACGCATAGGCGTCACAAGAAGGTTTTAAAGATGACTAAAGGTTTTAGGGGATCTTTGCACAGACTTTATAGGACTGCAAATCAGCATTTGCTTCATGCCCTTGCTTATGCCTTTAATGATAGAAGAAGGAAAAAGAGAGAATATAGAAGTCTTTGGATCGTAAGGATAAACGCTGCTGTGAGAGAATATGGTCTTTCATACAGCAAGTTTATTTGTGCTTTAAAGAAGTCTGGCCTCGATCTTGACAGAAAAGTTTTGGCACAGATGGCTCTTTCTTATCCAGAGCAATTTAAAAAGGTAGTAATGCAAGTCAAGGACTTGTAA
- the pth gene encoding aminoacyl-tRNA hydrolase, protein MNLDCLFDKKEIFLIVGLGNIGQEYSLTRHNIGFLFLDFLADSLGIKLSGYKTKINNLIFLKPTTYMNRSGIAVQEVSSFYKIEPKNIIVIYDDMDLDFKTIRFRPKGSSGGHKGIGSIIDILGTDSIPRIKIGIGREKNAEAKDYVLSRFNSDEMLYLPEIFDAAKNCLEIFLEKGASLALEKCGRVKIIS, encoded by the coding sequence ATGAATTTAGATTGCTTATTCGACAAAAAAGAGATTTTTCTCATAGTAGGGCTTGGCAACATAGGACAAGAATACAGCCTAACCAGACACAATATAGGTTTTTTATTTTTGGACTTCTTAGCAGACAGTCTTGGCATAAAGCTGTCAGGATACAAAACTAAAATTAACAATCTGATATTTCTAAAACCTACCACGTATATGAATAGGTCGGGAATTGCAGTTCAAGAGGTTTCAAGTTTTTACAAAATTGAACCAAAAAACATTATAGTTATATACGATGATATGGATCTTGATTTCAAAACGATACGGTTTAGACCAAAAGGAAGTTCTGGAGGGCACAAAGGCATAGGATCGATTATAGATATCCTTGGGACAGATTCAATTCCAAGAATAAAGATTGGCATAGGAAGAGAAAAAAACGCTGAGGCAAAAGACTATGTATTGTCAAGGTTTAACAGTGATGAAATGCTGTATTTACCTGAAATATTTGATGCTGCAAAAAATTGTCTTGAGATTTTTTTGGAAAAGGGAGCGAGTTTAGCGCTTGAAAAATGCGGCAGAGTTAAAATTATCTCCTAA
- a CDS encoding sodium:calcium antiporter: MDFFVLLISLLAILAFCELFTNAVEWLGKSLNFGHSVVGSVFSAVSTALPETIVPIIALITIPTFTSREEIGIGAILGAPLMLSTLTFSLLAIPAIFRKKDSNLNFKRESLLLDIKFFILNFSAALLISLFAEQLRGFFVIFFLISYLAYLYIVFKNDEGFEEEELHPLIFCKSAYPSNIFIFSQLAIGLCGIVLSSYFFVTSIESVSKIIGLAPFIISVILSPIATELPEKFNSISWVIKGKDHLAMSNITGAMVFQSSFPIIVGLTLSTWHLDERALILGCITIISSLYLYFLIRRGSINPKALSINFILYITYILISINFGAK; encoded by the coding sequence TTGGACTTTTTTGTGTTGCTCATATCTTTGCTCGCCATCTTAGCATTCTGTGAATTATTTACAAATGCCGTAGAATGGCTTGGAAAAAGTCTAAATTTCGGTCACTCAGTGGTGGGCAGCGTATTTAGTGCAGTTTCAACTGCCCTGCCAGAAACAATTGTGCCAATAATAGCCCTTATAACCATCCCGACCTTTACTTCCAGAGAAGAAATTGGCATAGGAGCAATTTTGGGCGCGCCTCTTATGCTCTCAACGCTAACCTTTTCTTTGCTAGCTATACCGGCTATCTTTAGAAAAAAAGATAGCAATCTAAATTTTAAAAGAGAATCTCTTCTCTTAGACATAAAGTTTTTTATATTAAATTTTTCTGCGGCGCTATTGATATCGCTCTTTGCAGAACAGCTAAGAGGCTTTTTTGTTATATTTTTTCTAATATCTTATCTGGCATATCTATACATAGTTTTCAAAAACGATGAGGGCTTCGAAGAAGAAGAACTACACCCCCTTATATTTTGTAAGTCAGCATACCCTTCAAATATATTTATATTTTCGCAATTGGCCATTGGGTTGTGCGGAATTGTTTTGTCATCATATTTTTTTGTAACGAGCATTGAATCGGTATCAAAAATTATTGGACTTGCTCCTTTTATAATATCAGTGATACTTTCTCCGATAGCTACAGAGCTCCCGGAAAAGTTTAACTCAATATCCTGGGTTATTAAGGGCAAAGACCATCTGGCTATGTCAAACATTACAGGCGCAATGGTATTCCAATCTTCCTTTCCAATAATAGTAGGGCTGACACTAAGTACATGGCACCTTGATGAGAGGGCGCTTATTTTAGGCTGTATAACAATTATTTCCTCTCTATATCTATATTTTTTAATAAGAAGGGGCAGTATCAATCCAAAAGCACTGTCCATAAACTTTATCTTATATATAACTTACATCCTAATATCTATAAACTTTGGAGCTAAATAA
- a CDS encoding carbon starvation protein A, whose product MKATSIFVIILLLIVAVLALLSVLSVPSAVLLLIFGFAIWAIGYRYYSAFLAAKVMCLDSGAETPACKINDGRDFVPTNKYVLFGHQFAAIAGAGPLIGPVLAAQFGFMPGLLWLVIGAALAGAVHDFVVLVASTRRGACSLADIARREISGPTGKVLSLATFLILVLAMAGLSIAVVNALKNSPWGIITVGLTIPIAFIMAFWMYVFRPGKILEASLIGVVLLFVVTWVGGLVPPQSEIGRMLTFDENTVKIILPTYAFIASVLPVWMLLLPRDYLSSYMKIGVAVAIAICVFIVHPNLQMPAFTKFDAGGGPIIPGPLFPYLFITIACGAISGFHALVGSGTTPKMISCESDARFIGYGAMILESFVGVLALIAACVLPQGDYFAINTPPAVFEKLGMIANQVPILSAMVHENLAGRPGGAVSLAAGVAYITEQVPFLSGMMAYWYHFIIMFEAMFILSAIDAGTRVGRYLLQEFFGYFIPQFKDMHWNFGIISTGFLMSFFWGYLLYSGNVSTIWPIFGATNQLLATFALIISTTEILRRTGKFSYAMVTFLPAVFMTIVTFYACWLNFSHIYMPLAMKGNFAMGINAFLSLLLLAMGIWLVLDSIRIWSNLLSGKEAKGTNI is encoded by the coding sequence ATGAAGGCTACATCTATTTTTGTGATCATTCTACTTCTAATCGTTGCTGTCTTAGCTTTGCTTTCTGTTTTAAGCGTACCAAGCGCTGTACTGCTTTTAATCTTCGGTTTTGCTATTTGGGCAATTGGATATCGCTATTATAGTGCCTTTCTTGCTGCAAAGGTAATGTGTTTGGATTCTGGAGCCGAAACTCCTGCATGTAAGATCAATGACGGGAGAGACTTTGTTCCTACTAATAAATATGTTTTATTTGGCCACCAGTTTGCAGCTATTGCAGGAGCTGGCCCTCTTATAGGCCCTGTTCTTGCTGCACAGTTCGGTTTTATGCCAGGGCTCCTTTGGCTGGTCATTGGCGCGGCTCTTGCTGGCGCAGTTCATGACTTCGTGGTCCTTGTCGCATCTACCAGAAGAGGCGCTTGTTCTCTGGCAGATATAGCAAGAAGAGAGATCTCTGGCCCAACAGGCAAGGTCCTCTCTCTTGCTACATTCTTAATTCTTGTCCTTGCCATGGCTGGACTTTCTATAGCTGTGGTAAATGCTCTTAAGAACTCCCCATGGGGTATTATAACTGTCGGCCTTACTATACCGATTGCTTTTATAATGGCCTTTTGGATGTATGTATTTCGCCCTGGTAAGATTTTGGAGGCTAGCCTTATAGGTGTGGTTCTTTTATTTGTCGTTACCTGGGTTGGTGGTTTGGTTCCACCACAATCAGAGATTGGGAGGATGCTAACCTTTGATGAGAATACTGTAAAAATTATTTTGCCTACTTATGCCTTTATAGCATCTGTTCTACCAGTTTGGATGCTCCTTCTCCCCAGAGATTATCTATCTTCATATATGAAGATAGGTGTAGCGGTTGCAATTGCAATATGCGTTTTTATAGTTCATCCAAATCTTCAAATGCCAGCTTTTACTAAATTTGATGCAGGCGGCGGCCCGATTATTCCTGGCCCGCTTTTCCCATATTTGTTTATAACAATTGCCTGCGGTGCCATATCTGGTTTTCACGCACTCGTTGGATCGGGTACCACGCCAAAAATGATAAGTTGTGAGAGTGACGCGAGATTTATAGGCTATGGAGCAATGATATTAGAAAGCTTTGTGGGCGTCCTTGCACTTATAGCCGCTTGTGTCCTGCCTCAGGGAGATTACTTTGCAATTAACACTCCTCCGGCAGTATTTGAAAAATTGGGCATGATTGCAAATCAGGTTCCTATACTGTCTGCAATGGTTCACGAAAATCTTGCAGGAAGGCCTGGCGGAGCAGTTTCTCTTGCTGCTGGCGTAGCCTATATAACCGAACAGGTACCATTTCTTTCTGGCATGATGGCCTATTGGTATCACTTTATAATTATGTTTGAAGCTATGTTTATTTTGTCTGCTATTGATGCTGGAACAAGAGTCGGCAGGTATCTTTTGCAGGAGTTCTTTGGATATTTTATACCTCAATTTAAAGATATGCACTGGAACTTCGGCATTATTTCCACTGGGTTTCTTATGTCTTTTTTTTGGGGCTATTTGCTTTATTCGGGCAACGTATCTACTATCTGGCCTATCTTTGGAGCTACCAACCAACTCCTTGCGACCTTTGCCCTTATAATATCTACCACTGAAATTCTAAGGAGAACTGGCAAGTTCTCTTACGCTATGGTCACATTTTTACCTGCTGTTTTTATGACAATTGTCACATTTTATGCCTGTTGGCTGAACTTTAGCCATATTTATATGCCTCTTGCAATGAAGGGCAACTTCGCTATGGGAATAAACGCATTTCTCTCATTGTTACTCCTTGCTATGGGTATATGGTTAGTATTAGATTCTATAAGAATTTGGTCAAATCTCTTGTCTGGTAAGGAAGCAAAGGGAACCAATATTTAA
- the infC gene encoding translation initiation factor IF-3 → MNVISKEYVVNEEIQIYPNVRLIDIDGQQLGVQTTQEALRLARTKGSDLVLIAPQGSPPVARIMDYGKFRFEQSKKEKSQRKHQRQTIIKEVRLRPAIGGNDLKTKAKAAQDFIDEGNKVKLSVIFRGREMIHMNQGIELVNKFFGLLENAVLEKLPEVETEKHLVAVIGPAKIKQKIEQKGGLKDA, encoded by the coding sequence GTGAATGTTATAAGCAAAGAGTATGTCGTTAATGAAGAGATCCAGATCTACCCTAACGTTAGACTGATCGATATTGATGGTCAGCAATTGGGTGTGCAGACTACGCAAGAGGCTTTAAGGTTGGCGAGGACAAAAGGTAGCGATCTCGTGTTAATTGCTCCTCAGGGAAGCCCCCCTGTAGCAAGAATTATGGATTATGGAAAATTCAGATTTGAGCAGTCAAAAAAAGAAAAATCTCAAAGAAAACATCAAAGGCAGACTATCATTAAAGAAGTTCGTTTGAGACCTGCTATAGGCGGGAACGATCTTAAAACCAAGGCGAAAGCTGCACAAGACTTCATTGACGAGGGCAACAAGGTTAAACTTAGTGTTATATTTAGAGGCAGAGAAATGATTCACATGAATCAGGGAATAGAACTTGTTAACAAATTTTTTGGTCTACTCGAAAATGCTGTTTTAGAAAAACTTCCTGAGGTCGAGACAGAGAAACACCTTGTAGCAGTTATCGGCCCAGCTAAAATAAAACAAAAGATAGAACAAAAAGGAGGGTTGAAAGATGCCTAA
- the acpS gene encoding holo-ACP synthase, whose product MIGIDIVSHKRIEKVFNRFKHEFLRKIYTENEIEYCLSKKSFVECLSARFAAKEACIKAIYQYCSVRLEMKQIEICGKRNEGATIRIYSDKLDTSSLQILLSISHEKEYSVAVVLINTNSLEKGGN is encoded by the coding sequence TTGATAGGGATTGATATTGTAAGCCACAAAAGAATAGAGAAAGTTTTCAATCGATTTAAACATGAATTTCTCAGAAAAATATATACAGAAAATGAGATAGAATATTGTCTAAGTAAAAAATCTTTTGTAGAATGCTTATCTGCAAGGTTTGCGGCAAAAGAGGCTTGCATAAAAGCTATTTATCAATACTGCTCTGTGCGCCTGGAAATGAAACAAATAGAAATATGCGGCAAGAGAAATGAAGGAGCGACCATAAGGATATATTCCGATAAGTTAGATACATCAAGTTTACAAATATTACTCTCGATATCCCATGAAAAAGAGTATTCTGTGGCAGTTGTGTTAATTAATACAAATAGCTTGGAAAAAGGAGGAAATTGA